Proteins encoded together in one Epinephelus moara isolate mb chromosome 2, YSFRI_EMoa_1.0, whole genome shotgun sequence window:
- the LOC126398008 gene encoding retinol-binding protein 2-like has product MPADYSGRWEMVSNENFEELMKALDIDFATRKIASHLHQTKVIVQSGDKFETKTLSTFRNYEVNFTVGEEFEEYTKGLDNRKVKTLVNWDGDKLVCVQKGEKENRGWKHWIEGEMLHLEITVLDKVCHQVFKKTQ; this is encoded by the exons atgccTGCAGACTACAGTGGACGTTGGGAGATGGTGAGCAACGAGAACTTCGAGGAGCTCATGAAGGCTCTCG ACATTGACTTTGCCACCAGAAAGATAGCCTCCCACCTGCATCAGACAAAAGTGATCGTCCAGAGCGGAGACAAGTTTGAAACAAAGACCCTGAGCACCTTCAGAAACTACGAGGTCAACTTCACCGTGGGAGAGGAGTTTGAGGAGTACACAAAGGGGCTGGACAACCGAAAGGTCAAG ACTCTGGTTAACTGGGATGGAGACAAGCTGGTGTGTGTTCAGAAGGGGGAGAAAGAAAACCGTGGCTGGAAACACTGGATCGAGGGAGAAATGCTACACCTG GAAATCACCGTGCTCGACAAAGTCTGCCACCAAGTATTTAAGAAGACCCAGTAG